A genomic window from Lotus japonicus ecotype B-129 chromosome 1, LjGifu_v1.2 includes:
- the LOC130734793 gene encoding uncharacterized protein LOC130734793, which produces MIWRSRLSREEASSPPRGPEHLWRGANRVGYWTFGSFGLSFTWYCHAQRRAPIHRRLDQALANVAWNVGFPDGSAEVLPWLHSDHSPLLLRCCPPPATIVNKPFRFEAASMDHPQYLAVVSGAWDKGASSYVAALAFVRDDSLTFNREVFGNIFWRKHCVADQKRRVLE; this is translated from the coding sequence ATGATATGGCGTTCAAGACTGAGCAGAGAGGAGGCATCTTCCCCACCTCGCGGGCCCGAGCATTTGTGGAGGGGTGCGAATCGTGTGGGCTATTGGACCTTTGGCTCGTTTGGGCTTTCCTTCACATGGTATTGTCATGCGCAAAGGAGGGCTCCTATTCATCGTAGATTGGACCAGGCTTTGGCTAACGTAGCTTGGAATGTTGGGTTTCCAGATGGATCGGCGGAAGTGCTTCCCTGGTTGCATTCAGATCATAGTCCTCTTTTGCTTCGGTGTTGTCCGCCACCGGCCACGATTGTCAACAAACCATTTAGGTTTGAAGCGGCTTCGATGGATCATCCTCAATACCTAGCGGTGGTTAGTGGAGCATGGGACAAGGGAGCTTCAAGCTATGTGGCAGCGTTAGCTTTTGTGAGGGATGACTCTTTGACCTTTAATAGAGAGGTTTTTGGAAATATCTTCTGGCGGAAGCATTGTGTGGCAGATCAGAAAAGACGTGTCCTTGAGTAG
- the LOC130734611 gene encoding plant intracellular Ras-group-related LRR protein 7, with translation MGCFASKNADTKASRTARWRSTGIVALRDSKLKTFPDEILDLDRSVRTLDLTHNRIVDIPLEISKLVNVQRLVLADNLIERLPVNLGKLQSLKLVNLDGNRITSLPDELGQLVRLERLSISGNLLTSLPETIGSLRNLLILNVSNNKLKSLPESVGSCFSLEELQADDNLIEDLPSSVCNLSHLKSLSLDNNKVKQIPPNLLKDCKTLQNISLHGNPISMDQFQQMDGFQEFEGRRRKKFDKQIDSNVMISSKGLDEGVDL, from the exons ATGGGTTGTTTCGCCAGCAAAAACGCTGACACCAAAGCCAGTAGAACCGCGCGGTGGCGATCCACCGGCATTGTTGCTCTGCGCGATTCCAAATTGAAG ACATTTCCAGATGAAATTCTTGATTTAGACAGATCAGTACGCACCCTTGACTTAACACATAATCGAATAG TTGACATTCCCCTGGAAATTAGCAAATTAGTTAATGTGCAGCGCCTG GTATTAGCAGACAACCTCATTGAGAGACTGCCAGTGAATTTGGGGAAACTCCAATCTCTAAAACTCGTGAACCTTGATGGAAATCGAATTACGTCCTTGCCAGATGAAT TGGGCCAGTTAGTAAGGCTTGAACGCTTATCGATCTCAGGGAATTTGTTGACATCCTTGCCAGAAACTATTGGCAGTTTGAGAAAT TTGTTGATTTTAAACGTGTCAAATAACAAGTTAAAGTCTCTTCCAGAATCCGTTGGGAGTTGCTTCTCTTTGGAAGAACTACAAGCTGATG ATAATCTTATTGAAGATCTTCCCTCTTCTGTGTGCAATCTCTCCCACTTGAAGTCACTTTCCTTAGATAACAATAAAGTGAAGCAG ATTCCTCCGAATCTATTGAAGGACTGCAAAACTCTTCAGAACATATCACTGCATGGAAATCCTATATCAATGGATCAATTTCAACAG ATGGATGGGTTTCAAGAGTTTGAAGGGAGGAGGAGAAAGAAGTTTGACAAACAGATTGATTCAAATGTGATGATCAGTTCCAAAGGTCTTGATGAGGGCGTCGATCTATGA